In Bactrocera oleae isolate idBacOlea1 chromosome 3, idBacOlea1, whole genome shotgun sequence, a genomic segment contains:
- the tos gene encoding exonuclease 1, protein MGITGLIKFLGKSSSDVHLKDIRGSTVVVDTYCWLHKGAFGCAEKLAMGEDTDQYMQYCMKYVELLLRYDIKPILVFDGRHLPAKELTERRRRESRKQSRELASALLRAGDKEGARSHMRRCVDITHEMALRVIRECRQRNVDCIVAPYEADAQMAWLNKVGVAQYVITEDSDLTLFGASKIIFKLDLNGTGSLVEADKFYLAMGCKRENYNFEKFRRMCILSGCDYLDSLPGIGLMKACKFILMTEQEDMWKALRKLPAYLKMKNLQVDDEYIEQFHKAEATFKHMYIYNPFERRMARLNELTEPSTEERYCSNAGVIIEDQERALQLALGNLNPFTFEQLDNWHPDRNYRYAQATNNKIKRAKHKSIWQESYQPTSSGHISKDVLKDDKCALAFRKVDFSTKFINEEITENARVERAKPEEAEIFSMYQYKATALIEPSAKRRRYSSESNNDDADEYKKSEARQNVVLAHNNHNPFAKVQCTEVVKSAKTVCENSSLLKILSPKKAHCETNIRKSIHSKSPKSPLDRLQETAIVKSRFFSNNVHEVNSIKKSVSRDLSAEINSIEKQSCQKEGKLALLYDSPSPKQNLLGKGDEMLEDDAASTCSLKLNTSFIADDNVDNESRNSIDNAITISGEEDNNNSIYENISQTITPTSQKSKSSKMFFKSQEKQRLGLTRTKSKSALKSQKTNGKSKSNSTLTTTTAMLHSQTRLTMFGFQKRPTLK, encoded by the exons ATGGGCATTACGGGCCTTATCAAATTTCTGGGAAAATCTTCATCAGATGTACACTTGAAGGATATACGAGGTAGCACCGTGGTGGTGGATACGTATTGCTGGTTGCACAAAGGTGCTTTCGGCTGTGCTGAGAAGTTGGCAATGGGTGAAGATACCGACCAATATATGCAATATTGCATGAAATATGTGGAGCTGCTGTTAAGATATGATATCAAACCGATTTTGGTATTCGATGGCCGACACTTGCCTGCGAAAGAACTGACTGAACGACGGCGACGGGAAAGCCGAAAGCAATCACGCGAATTGGCTTCAGCATTGCTGCGTGCTGGAGACAAGGAAGGAGCTCGTTCACATATGCGCCGATGTGTTGATATAACACATGAAATGGCTTTGCGTGTAATACGTGAATGTCGGCAGCGAAATGTCGATTGTATAGTCGCACCGTATGAAGCGGATGCACAAATGGCCTGGTTAAATAAGGTCGGTGTGGCACAATATGTTATAACCGAAGATTCCGATTTGACATTATTTGGCGcaagtaaaataatattcaagctGGACTTGAATGGTACTGGATCACTAGTAGAAGCagataaattttatttggcAATGGGTTGCAAAAGGGAGAACTACAATTTTGAGAAGTTTAGGCGCATGTGTATACTGTCAGGTTGTGATTATTTAGATTCGCTTCCGGGTATTGGATTGATGAAGGCATGCAAATTTATTCTTATGACTGAACAAGAAGACATGTGGAAAGCACTGCGAAAACTACCCgcttatttgaaaatgaaaaatttacag GTGGATGACGAATACATTGAACAATTCCATAAAGCAGAGGCAACATTtaagcatatgtatatctataatcCATTTGAACGGCGTATGGCACGCTTGAATGAACTCACTGAACCCAGTACAGAAGAGCGCTACTGCTCCAACGCAGGTGTAATTATTGAAGATCAAGAACGCGCTTTGCAGCTTGCGTTGGGAAACTTAAACCCATTCACATTTGAACAATTAGACAACTGGCATCCGGATAGAAATTACCGATATGCACaggcaacaaataataaaatcaaacgCGCCAAACATAAAAGCATTTGGCAAGAAAGTTATCAACCAACTTCCAGTGGTCATATATCGAAGGATGTGTTGAAGGACGACAAATGTGCTTTGGCTTTTAGAAAAGTAgatttttcaactaaatttattAATGAAGAAATTACGGAAAATGCGCGTGTGGAGCGCGCCAAACCTGAAGAAGCGGAAATTTTTTCTATGTATCAATATAAGGCTACCGCGCTAATAGAGCCAAGTGCCAAGCGGCGACGATATAGTAGCGAAAGCAATAACGATGATGCAgatgaatataaaaaatcagaAGCAAGACAAAATGTGGTTTTAGCACACAATAACCATAACCCTTTTGCCAAAGTGCAATGTACGGAAGTAGTGAAAAGTGCTAAAACCGTTTGTGAAAACTCATCTCTGTTGAAAATACTTAGTCCTAAGAAAGCGCATTGTGAAACTAATATAAGAAAGAGCATTCACTCAAAGAGCCCTAAGAGTCCGTTAGATAGATTACAAGAAACGGCTATagttaagagtcgatttttttcgAACAATGTCCACGAAGTCAACAGCATCAAGAAAAGTGTAAGCAGGGATTTATCAgctgaaataaattcaatagaAAAGCAATCGTGCCAAAAAGAGGGAAAACTAGCATTGCTTTATGACTCACCATCGCCTAAACAAAATTTACTTGGAAAAGGCGATGAAATGTTAGAAGACGACGCAGCTAGTACGTGTAGTTTGAAATTGAATACTAGTTTTATTGCAGATGATAATGTAGATAATGAAAGTAGAAATAGTATAGATAATGCTATAACGATATCCGGTGAAGAAGATAATAATAACAGTATTTACGAAAATATTAGTCAAACAATAACACCAACATCACAAAAGTCAAAAAGCtcgaaaatgtttttcaaatcgCAAGAAAAACAACGCTTGGGTTTAACGCGTACGAAATCTAAATCGGCATTGAAATCACaaaagacaaatggaaaatcTAAATCGAATTCTACGCTTACCACAACAACCGCTATGCTGCATAGTCAAACGCGTTTAACTATGTTTGGCTTCCAAAAACGACCCACTTTGAAGTAG